In Rubrobacter naiadicus, a single genomic region encodes these proteins:
- a CDS encoding phospholipase C, whose product MKKLLYSLALAAVLVALAAVGAMARSGPSGERPAHRTPPHRGSQTTTPIKHVVVIFQENVSFDHYFGTYPNAKNPPGEPAFHARKNTPSVNGLNETLQAPNNPNSVQPFRLDRSQFETCDQDHGYTAEQQAFDAGLMDRFVETVGRGDGGCKDYGKGPGLVMGYYDGNTVTALWNYAQHFAMSDNSYGTTFGPSSPGAINLISGQTHGFAQTSPAVSANGTMIGDPQPAGDKCDTRDTTKSIDPKNKNIGDLLNAKNVTWGWFEGGFRDCNQSHANMAGIVSKDYIPHHEPFQYYPSTANPDHLPPSSVAMIGKTDRANHQYDLSDFWAAARHGNLPAVSFLKAPAYQDGHAYYSDPLDEQEFLVNTINRLQKLPAWKDMAIIIAYDDSDGWYDHQMGPIVNQSNDPQNDALSGTSCGNRPENVMGGYQDRCGYGPRLPLLVISPYAKQNFVDHTVTDQTSILRFIEDNWNLGRIGNHSFDAKAGSLLNMFDFSHGRRAHRLFLDPKTGEPSRGSHR is encoded by the coding sequence ATGAAGAAGCTGTTGTACTCACTGGCCCTCGCCGCGGTGCTGGTGGCGCTCGCGGCCGTGGGCGCGATGGCCCGAAGCGGTCCCTCGGGCGAGAGACCGGCCCATCGCACCCCGCCTCACAGAGGGAGCCAGACCACCACGCCGATAAAGCACGTCGTCGTGATCTTCCAGGAGAACGTCTCCTTCGACCACTACTTCGGCACCTACCCCAACGCGAAGAACCCGCCCGGCGAGCCGGCCTTCCACGCGAGGAAGAACACCCCCTCGGTCAACGGGCTGAACGAGACGCTGCAGGCGCCGAACAACCCGAACTCCGTGCAGCCGTTCCGGCTCGACCGCTCCCAGTTCGAGACCTGCGACCAGGACCACGGCTACACGGCCGAGCAGCAGGCCTTCGACGCGGGCCTGATGGACCGCTTCGTCGAGACCGTCGGCCGCGGTGACGGCGGCTGCAAGGATTACGGCAAAGGCCCGGGGCTCGTGATGGGCTACTACGACGGCAACACGGTGACCGCCCTCTGGAACTACGCCCAGCACTTCGCGATGAGCGACAACTCCTACGGCACCACCTTCGGACCCTCGAGCCCGGGGGCGATCAACCTGATCTCCGGGCAGACCCACGGATTTGCGCAGACGAGCCCGGCGGTGAGCGCGAACGGGACCATGATCGGCGACCCGCAGCCGGCCGGTGACAAGTGCGACACGCGCGATACGACGAAGTCCATCGACCCGAAGAACAAGAACATAGGCGATCTGCTCAACGCCAAGAACGTAACCTGGGGCTGGTTCGAGGGCGGCTTCCGAGACTGCAACCAGTCGCACGCGAACATGGCGGGCATCGTCTCCAAGGACTACATCCCCCACCACGAGCCCTTCCAGTACTACCCCTCGACCGCCAACCCCGACCACCTGCCGCCGAGCTCGGTCGCCATGATCGGCAAGACCGACCGGGCGAACCACCAGTACGACCTCTCGGACTTCTGGGCGGCGGCGCGTCACGGCAACCTGCCCGCGGTCAGCTTCCTCAAGGCCCCGGCCTACCAGGACGGTCACGCCTACTACTCCGACCCGCTCGACGAGCAGGAGTTCCTCGTGAACACGATCAACCGCCTCCAGAAGCTCCCCGCCTGGAAGGACATGGCGATCATAATCGCCTACGACGACTCCGACGGCTGGTACGACCATCAGATGGGTCCGATCGTCAACCAGTCGAACGACCCGCAGAACGACGCGCTCTCCGGGACCTCTTGCGGCAACAGGCCGGAGAACGTGATGGGCGGTTACCAGGACCGCTGCGGCTACGGCCCGAGGCTCCCGCTCCTCGTCATCTCTCCGTACGCGAAGCAGAACTTCGTCGACCACACGGTGACCGACCAGACCTCCATCCTGCGCTTCATCGAGGACAACTGGAACCTCGGGCGCATCGGCAACCACTCCTTCGACGCGAAGGCGGGCAGCCTGCTGAACATGTTCGACTTCTCGCACGGCAGACGCGCCCACAGGCTCTTCCTCGACCCGAAGACCGGGGAGCCCTCCCGCGGTTCCCACAGGTAA
- a CDS encoding carbohydrate ABC transporter permease produces the protein MEERDPKPVRRRSRGRRIRREHLLFLAFIAPNFVILGIFTYWPLLYQFYLSLTSWNFLSPEKPFVGLANYRQMFAQQGFLQVLGNTFYFMAAVVAGSLVLGLAVALLLNQKLKGRNLVRSIVFTPYVLSGAAIGLVWDYIFDPHYGLIHAFLEPLGIPSPNWLNSTAYAMPALIIVYLWKNLGFSALVYLAALQNIPRDLYDAAAVDGAGKWASLRHVTIPQLAPATFFVVVITMVQSFSYNAFDIIYVMTQGGPVNATTTLIWYIYQQGFQAFNIGIASAASTVLFIILVTLLLIQNRYVRRRTEEM, from the coding sequence TTGGAAGAACGAGATCCGAAACCGGTTCGACGTAGGAGCAGGGGGCGCCGCATAAGGCGCGAGCATCTGTTGTTTCTCGCGTTCATCGCACCCAACTTCGTCATACTGGGCATCTTCACCTACTGGCCGCTCCTCTACCAGTTCTACCTGAGCCTGACCAGCTGGAACTTCCTCTCCCCCGAGAAGCCGTTCGTCGGCCTCGCCAACTACCGGCAGATGTTCGCCCAGCAGGGCTTCCTGCAGGTTCTCGGCAACACCTTCTACTTCATGGCCGCCGTGGTCGCGGGCAGCCTGGTATTGGGGCTGGCGGTGGCTCTCCTGCTGAACCAGAAGCTGAAAGGGAGAAACCTCGTCCGTTCGATCGTCTTCACACCATACGTTCTGAGCGGTGCGGCGATAGGGCTCGTGTGGGACTACATCTTCGACCCGCACTACGGTCTGATCCACGCCTTCCTCGAGCCCCTCGGCATCCCGTCTCCCAACTGGCTCAACAGCACCGCCTACGCGATGCCCGCCCTGATCATCGTCTACCTCTGGAAGAACCTGGGCTTCAGCGCGCTGGTCTACCTGGCGGCGCTGCAGAACATCCCCCGCGACCTCTACGACGCCGCCGCCGTGGACGGGGCGGGGAAGTGGGCCTCGCTGCGCCACGTCACGATCCCCCAGCTCGCCCCGGCCACCTTCTTCGTCGTGGTCATAACCATGGTGCAGTCCTTCTCCTACAACGCCTTCGACATCATCTACGTCATGACGCAGGGAGGGCCGGTGAACGCGACGACCACGCTCATCTGGTACATCTACCAGCAGGGCTTCCAGGCCTTCAACATCGGGATAGCCTCGGCCGCCTCCACCGTACTCTTCATCATCCTGGTGACGCTCCTTCTGATCCAGAACCGCTACGTACGCAGAAGAACGGAGGAGATGTAG
- a CDS encoding carbohydrate ABC transporter permease encodes MEERVLRVYIGRAVSYALLLLVALLFVIPVFWMLSGSLKTLGEIYTFPPQWIPLHPKFSNYVEAWQAAPFGRYYLNTVIVAFFGTAIEIVDAVLVAYALVFLRFPGKNLFFLALVAALMVPIHATMIANYATVSSLGWVNTYQGIIVPGAATVVAAFLLRQHFTTIPRELVEAARLDGAGHLRTLWSVLLPVSRPVLVTGALITLVGKWNDFLWPLVVTNTSNMRVLSVGLAQLYNQEGQNQWGVIMAATIFVIVPVILVFLRWQKHIVSGLTAGTTKY; translated from the coding sequence ATGGAGGAGAGGGTGTTGAGGGTCTACATCGGCCGGGCGGTGAGCTACGCGCTGCTCTTACTGGTCGCGCTGCTGTTCGTCATCCCGGTCTTCTGGATGCTCTCGGGCTCCCTGAAGACGCTCGGGGAGATCTACACGTTCCCACCACAGTGGATACCGCTGCACCCCAAATTCTCCAACTACGTCGAGGCCTGGCAGGCGGCCCCCTTCGGCCGTTACTACCTGAACACCGTCATCGTCGCCTTCTTCGGCACCGCGATAGAGATAGTCGACGCGGTGCTGGTGGCCTACGCGCTCGTCTTCCTCAGGTTCCCCGGCAAGAACCTCTTCTTCCTCGCGCTCGTAGCCGCACTGATGGTCCCGATCCACGCTACCATGATCGCCAACTACGCGACCGTCTCCTCGCTGGGGTGGGTCAACACCTACCAGGGGATCATCGTACCCGGAGCGGCCACGGTGGTGGCCGCGTTCCTGCTGCGACAGCACTTCACCACGATCCCGCGCGAGCTGGTCGAGGCGGCCCGGCTGGACGGGGCCGGTCACCTGAGGACCCTCTGGTCGGTCCTGCTCCCGGTCTCGCGCCCGGTGCTGGTCACCGGGGCGTTGATCACGCTCGTGGGCAAGTGGAACGACTTCCTGTGGCCGCTGGTGGTCACCAACACCAGCAACATGCGGGTCCTCTCGGTCGGCCTCGCCCAGCTCTACAACCAGGAGGGGCAGAACCAGTGGGGCGTGATCATGGCCGCCACCATCTTCGTGATCGTCCCGGTGATCCTCGTCTTCCTGCGCTGGCAGAAGCACATAGTCTCGGGGCTCACCGCAGGTACGACCAAATACTAG
- a CDS encoding ABC transporter substrate-binding protein codes for MRTRKVSRGRFLALSGGALASVALAGCGSGSGGVQQASGNLPKEAKGRTVVVLWSSYSDVLGKALQSLVDKFNGSQKDVYVQNQFQGSYEQTAQKLAQALQAKKIPDISLLSDVNWTRFYLNGNLEPLDGYFGKGFSRDDYLTPFRKEGTKNGKLYWVPFARSTPLLYYNKEMFRKAGLPDRGPKTWSELQDWGRELVKLPAKPKAFAFTTADNYNAWYFQNNVWDWGGAYSNDKLDILIDKDGAVAAGEFVRAFCNKYGLGYMAKNQTADFANGQTAMTEDSSGDLTTILQSAKFDVGASFLPAEKDFGCPTGGAGLSILSSIPEERKKAAFEFIKFLGQPENVSFWTKKTGYLPVTNSAIASSEMRDYLKKNPLFKVAVEQLPKTRPQDLARTIIPNGDQIIGKGIENIIDNNQPAKTAFASVAQQLESAGKSVKSQLAKAGG; via the coding sequence ATGCGCACAAGAAAGGTGAGCAGGGGGAGGTTCCTGGCCCTCTCGGGAGGAGCCCTGGCTTCGGTAGCCCTGGCCGGCTGCGGGAGCGGGTCGGGCGGCGTCCAGCAGGCCTCCGGCAACCTCCCGAAAGAGGCCAAGGGACGCACGGTGGTGGTGCTCTGGTCTTCCTACTCCGACGTCCTGGGCAAAGCCCTGCAGAGCCTGGTGGACAAATTCAACGGCTCACAGAAGGACGTCTACGTCCAGAACCAGTTCCAGGGCTCCTACGAACAGACGGCCCAGAAGCTCGCCCAGGCTCTGCAGGCGAAGAAGATCCCGGACATCTCGCTCCTCTCGGACGTCAACTGGACCCGCTTCTACCTCAACGGCAACCTGGAGCCGCTCGACGGATACTTCGGCAAAGGGTTCTCCAGGGACGATTACCTGACGCCGTTTCGCAAGGAAGGCACCAAGAACGGCAAGCTCTACTGGGTCCCCTTCGCCCGCAGCACCCCGCTCCTCTACTACAACAAAGAGATGTTCCGGAAAGCGGGCCTGCCCGACCGCGGCCCGAAGACCTGGAGCGAGCTGCAGGACTGGGGGCGCGAACTGGTGAAGCTCCCCGCCAAGCCCAAGGCATTCGCGTTCACCACCGCGGACAACTACAACGCCTGGTACTTCCAGAACAACGTCTGGGACTGGGGTGGAGCCTACTCGAACGACAAGCTCGACATACTCATAGACAAGGACGGGGCGGTCGCGGCCGGTGAGTTCGTACGCGCCTTCTGCAACAAGTACGGGCTCGGCTACATGGCGAAGAACCAGACCGCGGACTTCGCCAACGGGCAGACCGCGATGACCGAGGACTCTTCCGGAGACCTCACGACGATCCTGCAGTCGGCCAAGTTCGACGTCGGGGCCTCTTTCCTGCCGGCCGAGAAGGACTTCGGCTGTCCGACCGGGGGGGCGGGGCTCTCCATCCTCTCCTCGATCCCGGAAGAACGCAAGAAGGCGGCCTTCGAGTTCATCAAGTTCCTCGGGCAGCCGGAGAACGTCTCGTTCTGGACGAAGAAGACGGGATATCTACCGGTCACCAACTCGGCGATAGCTTCGAGCGAGATGCGCGACTACCTCAAGAAGAACCCGCTGTTCAAGGTGGCCGTCGAGCAGCTGCCGAAGACCCGCCCGCAGGACCTCGCCCGCACGATCATCCCGAACGGCGACCAGATCATCGGCAAGGGTATCGAAAACATCATAGACAACAACCAGCCGGCCAAGACCGCCTTCGCCAGCGTGGCCCAGCAGCTCGAGAGCGCGGGCAAGAGCGTCAAGAGCCAGCTGGCCAAGGCCGGAGGCTGA
- a CDS encoding glycerophosphodiester phosphodiesterase → MVMNIAHRGASGIEPENTLRAFRRAEREGADAVEFDLRVALDGDLIVMHDPDVLRTTGRGGLVSEMTSSELAGLDAGLGEPVPTFVEASRSTGLELYAEMKVRQAVEPLCRLLAGGGDLISRITLISFDHGALEEARSLLPEVRLGLISREPSLRDLGWAREVGVGLISVWAPALEDDFVTGCHGLGISVTAWTVNDPSDMRRLIGCGVDGVVTDHPEVLGRILRGG, encoded by the coding sequence ATGGTCATGAACATCGCCCACCGGGGCGCCTCCGGGATCGAGCCCGAGAACACCCTGAGGGCGTTCAGGAGGGCCGAGCGGGAGGGAGCCGACGCCGTCGAGTTCGATCTGAGGGTCGCGCTCGATGGAGACCTGATCGTGATGCACGACCCCGACGTCCTCAGGACGACCGGCCGCGGGGGGCTCGTCAGCGAGATGACCTCCTCGGAGCTCGCCGGACTCGACGCCGGGCTGGGGGAGCCGGTGCCGACGTTCGTGGAGGCCTCCCGCTCGACCGGCCTGGAGCTCTACGCCGAGATGAAGGTCCGGCAGGCCGTCGAGCCCCTCTGCCGTCTGCTCGCCGGCGGCGGAGACCTCATCTCCCGTATCACGCTCATCTCCTTCGACCACGGGGCGCTCGAGGAAGCGCGGTCCCTGCTCCCGGAGGTGAGGCTCGGGCTCATCAGCAGGGAGCCCTCCCTCCGGGACCTCGGCTGGGCCCGAGAGGTGGGGGTGGGTTTGATCTCGGTATGGGCCCCAGCGCTCGAAGACGACTTCGTCACCGGCTGTCACGGTCTGGGGATCTCGGTCACCGCCTGGACGGTCAACGATCCGTCCGACATGCGCCGTCTCATCGGCTGCGGCGTGGACGGGGTGGTAACCGACCACCCCGAAGTGCTCGGCCGGATCCTGCGCGGAGGCTAA
- a CDS encoding phosphodiester glycosidase family protein, with translation MRRGRKRARKGRFLRGAGYAAAGVLLVLAALAGPSYVRAITAPGNTSLAVRTVEWVRNHHGGFLVAKAEDVWYTLNQPPRGGPTLHRLPRRAPTRLVSSGSPIGTAAALPRPARIEPLMHPALPGEGVWRPAGQVFGGKAPILETTFRPDPSHPTVVAGVAWIDTRMVRLELIPGRKQPHSRLGPGEGEVPAAQRSALLATFNSGFKTQDGHGGFIARGRVYVRPRSGLGTIAVYRSGRVDVGSWGKEIKPSPNIEYLRQNLPLIVDHARPTHRTLDPTLWGTTVGNTVYVWRSAVGVDAHGGLIYAAADGVTTRGLAEIMVRAGAVRAMQLDINPYWVDFFTYDAPGGKGPSKLLPTMLRPNDRYLTPDDRDFFAVLRRR, from the coding sequence TTGCGGAGGGGAAGAAAACGTGCGAGGAAGGGCAGGTTCTTACGCGGGGCGGGATACGCCGCAGCCGGGGTGCTGCTCGTTTTGGCCGCTCTGGCGGGGCCTTCCTACGTCCGGGCCATCACTGCTCCGGGCAACACCAGCCTGGCCGTGAGGACCGTGGAGTGGGTGAGGAACCACCACGGTGGGTTCCTGGTGGCGAAGGCCGAGGATGTCTGGTACACGCTCAACCAGCCCCCGCGGGGAGGTCCTACGCTGCACAGGCTCCCGAGACGGGCACCGACGCGTCTTGTCTCTTCGGGTTCTCCGATCGGGACCGCGGCGGCCCTTCCCCGCCCTGCGAGGATCGAACCACTCATGCACCCCGCCCTGCCGGGTGAGGGGGTCTGGAGGCCTGCGGGACAGGTCTTCGGCGGGAAAGCGCCGATACTCGAGACCACCTTCCGGCCGGACCCCTCGCACCCCACGGTCGTCGCCGGGGTCGCCTGGATCGACACCCGGATGGTGCGCCTCGAGCTGATCCCGGGCCGCAAGCAACCCCACTCGCGGCTGGGTCCGGGAGAGGGGGAGGTGCCCGCTGCGCAGAGGAGCGCGCTTCTTGCCACCTTCAACAGCGGTTTCAAGACCCAGGACGGGCATGGCGGGTTTATCGCCAGAGGCAGGGTCTACGTCCGGCCCAGGTCCGGGCTGGGCACGATCGCGGTGTACAGGAGCGGCCGGGTCGACGTGGGGAGCTGGGGGAAGGAGATCAAACCGTCCCCCAACATAGAGTACCTGCGCCAGAACCTGCCGCTCATCGTGGACCACGCAAGACCCACGCACAGGACCCTCGATCCGACGCTCTGGGGTACCACGGTAGGGAACACGGTGTACGTGTGGAGATCCGCCGTCGGGGTGGATGCGCACGGTGGCCTCATCTACGCCGCCGCCGACGGGGTGACAACCCGCGGGCTGGCCGAGATCATGGTGAGGGCCGGGGCCGTCCGGGCCATGCAGCTGGACATAAACCCCTACTGGGTAGATTTCTTCACCTACGATGCTCCGGGTGGAAAGGGGCCCTCCAAGCTCCTGCCCACGATGCTGCGCCCGAACGACCGCTACCTCACGCCCGACGACAGGGATTTCTTCGCCGTACTCCGCCGGCGTTAG
- a CDS encoding cation diffusion facilitator family transporter, translated as MHEENENHGGHEGHSHTIGPQADRRYLTIALFLIGGFMLAEGVLGFVASSLALLSDAGHMLTDAGALALALVTMRLAQRPAHGIMTYGLKRSEIMSAQINGVTLLVLSALFYYEGIVRLLHPPRVEGGLVLVVGLAGIGVNLLATFTLAKANRESLNVEGSFQHILTDLYSFIATTIAGGIIYFTGGYYRADALAALVIATIMLRAGFGLVRDSGRIFMEAAPKGLDPDEIGHVMISHPGIVNVHDLHVWEVTSGFPALSAHVLVGRDEDCHRRRRELEELLEESFGISHTTLQVDHETPELLDIPTQDETEGARFTRPH; from the coding sequence TTGCACGAAGAAAACGAAAACCACGGCGGCCACGAAGGCCATTCCCACACGATAGGACCCCAGGCGGACCGGCGCTACCTGACCATAGCGCTCTTCCTGATCGGGGGCTTCATGCTCGCCGAGGGCGTGCTGGGCTTCGTAGCCTCCTCCCTCGCGCTGCTCTCCGACGCCGGGCACATGCTCACCGACGCCGGAGCCCTCGCGCTCGCGCTCGTCACGATGCGCCTCGCGCAGAGGCCCGCCCACGGCATCATGACCTACGGCCTCAAGCGCTCGGAGATAATGAGCGCCCAGATAAACGGCGTCACCCTCCTGGTGCTCTCGGCGCTCTTCTACTACGAGGGGATAGTCCGCCTGCTGCACCCGCCGCGGGTCGAGGGCGGGCTGGTCCTCGTCGTCGGGCTCGCCGGCATCGGGGTCAACCTGCTCGCCACCTTCACGCTCGCGAAGGCGAACAGGGAGAGCCTCAACGTCGAGGGCTCCTTCCAGCATATCCTGACCGACCTCTACTCGTTCATCGCGACGACGATCGCGGGCGGCATCATCTACTTCACCGGCGGTTACTACCGCGCCGACGCGCTGGCCGCGCTCGTCATCGCCACGATAATGCTCCGGGCGGGCTTCGGGCTGGTACGCGACTCGGGACGCATCTTCATGGAGGCCGCCCCCAAAGGCCTCGACCCCGACGAGATAGGTCACGTCATGATCTCACACCCGGGCATAGTCAACGTCCACGACCTGCACGTCTGGGAGGTCACCTCCGGCTTTCCGGCCCTCTCGGCCCACGTGCTGGTCGGACGCGACGAGGACTGCCACAGGCGACGCCGCGAGCTCGAAGAGCTGCTCGAGGAGAGCTTCGGGATAAGCCACACCACGCTGCAGGTCGACCACGAGACCCCGGAGCTCCTGGACATCCCCACGCAGGACGAGACCGAAGGAGCGCGCTTCACCCGCCCCCACTAA
- a CDS encoding glycoside hydrolase family 10 protein gives MQDAISRRGFLGLAGGGVAGLALYDLAAWQKPVEAASGGSASPERCGRPEVPKREFRAVWVASVSNIDWPSRPGLPARRQKRELLDILDAVRSLGMNAVILQVRPAADALYPSRYAPWSSYLTGRQGRSPGYDPLAFAVEEAHRRGLELHAWFNPYRVSTGSSLRGLSPRSPAREHPGWVVRYGGRLYFDPGIPGVRRLIERSVMEVVGRYDVDAVHLDDYFYPYPVSGEGFPDGGTFRRYGGRFRSKAAWRRNNVDLLVGGLSRQIKRKKRYVKFGISPFGIWRNRSEDPRGSATSGLSSYDDLYADSRGWVRRGWLDYVVPQVYWNFGYGPAPYEVLVRWWAEQVRGRGVELYIGQAAYKIGSGGAWDDPNEMPSHVRFDRRYPGVRGDVYFSVSDVLKNPLGFRGRLARDLYRHPALIPAMRRPGGAPPHPVLLRARNTRRGVLLEWHARGRPDDALYVVYRFGGARRPGACDLRDGRNILKVVPAGRSGTRSCFDRTARPGRRYTYCVSAVDRLHHESPPGGRAVITVR, from the coding sequence ATGCAGGATGCGATCTCGCGCCGGGGCTTCCTGGGGCTCGCGGGCGGCGGGGTGGCCGGTCTCGCGCTCTACGACCTGGCTGCGTGGCAGAAGCCGGTGGAAGCCGCGAGCGGGGGAAGTGCTTCTCCGGAGCGCTGCGGCAGGCCTGAAGTTCCCAAACGGGAGTTTCGGGCGGTCTGGGTCGCGAGCGTCTCCAACATAGACTGGCCCTCACGTCCCGGGCTTCCGGCGCGCCGTCAGAAGCGGGAGCTCCTCGATATCCTCGATGCCGTGCGCTCGCTCGGGATGAACGCCGTCATCCTGCAGGTGCGCCCGGCGGCGGACGCGCTCTATCCTTCCAGGTACGCGCCGTGGTCCTCTTACCTGACGGGTCGGCAGGGGAGGAGCCCCGGCTACGATCCCCTCGCCTTCGCGGTTGAGGAGGCCCACCGCAGGGGGCTGGAGCTGCACGCCTGGTTCAACCCCTACCGGGTGAGCACCGGGTCGAGCCTGCGCGGCCTCTCGCCGCGCAGCCCGGCGCGTGAGCATCCCGGCTGGGTCGTCCGCTACGGCGGCCGGCTCTACTTCGACCCGGGGATCCCCGGCGTGCGGCGTCTCATCGAACGTTCGGTGATGGAGGTGGTCGGGAGGTACGACGTGGACGCCGTCCACCTCGACGATTACTTCTACCCCTATCCGGTCTCCGGGGAGGGCTTCCCCGACGGCGGCACCTTCCGCCGCTACGGGGGGCGTTTCCGGAGCAAGGCCGCCTGGCGGCGGAACAACGTGGACCTGCTCGTGGGCGGGCTCTCCCGCCAGATAAAGCGCAAAAAGCGGTACGTGAAGTTCGGGATCAGCCCTTTTGGCATCTGGCGCAACCGCTCGGAGGACCCGCGGGGCTCGGCGACCAGCGGCCTCTCCTCCTACGACGACCTCTACGCCGACAGCCGCGGGTGGGTGCGGCGGGGCTGGCTCGACTACGTCGTCCCGCAGGTCTACTGGAACTTCGGCTACGGGCCTGCCCCCTACGAGGTGCTGGTGCGGTGGTGGGCGGAGCAGGTGCGGGGTCGCGGGGTGGAGCTGTACATCGGGCAGGCGGCGTACAAGATCGGGAGCGGCGGCGCCTGGGACGACCCAAACGAGATGCCCTCGCACGTGCGCTTCGACCGCCGTTATCCGGGGGTGAGGGGCGACGTCTACTTCAGCGTGAGCGACGTGCTCAAGAACCCGCTCGGATTCCGCGGCCGCCTCGCGCGCGACCTCTACCGGCATCCCGCGCTGATCCCGGCGATGCGCCGGCCCGGCGGTGCTCCGCCTCACCCGGTGCTGCTGCGGGCGAGGAACACCAGGCGGGGCGTACTGCTCGAGTGGCACGCCCGGGGGAGGCCGGATGATGCGCTCTACGTCGTCTACCGCTTCGGTGGGGCGAGGAGGCCCGGAGCCTGCGACCTGCGGGACGGGCGCAACATCCTCAAGGTCGTCCCGGCCGGCCGCTCCGGGACGCGTTCCTGCTTCGACCGGACGGCCCGCCCCGGGCGCCGCTACACCTACTGCGTGAGCGCGGTGGACCGGCTCCACCACGAGAGCCCGCCGGGCGGACGGGCCGTCATCACGGTGCGTTAG
- a CDS encoding acetyl-CoA C-acetyltransferase encodes MERAVVLGAARTPFGKLGGALSALSAPELGGAAIREAVDRAGVEDEEIEHSVFGIVVQAGVGQIPSRQANRHAGLPFSLTTETLNQVCASGLRSAVLAETMIRVGDYRVVLAGGMESMSNAPYLLEKARWGARMGDFEAVDAMIHDGLLDAFEHVQMIRFGAEGARRYGLSREEQDEWALRSHRRAAAATDEGRLAEEIVGVKVPGRKGQTTFVEHDEPIRRDTTLEKLAKLPPLEEGGTVTAGNAPGVTDGAGALVLSSETFARERGLEPLGTIVAHAKVAEGPPDLLTAPGNAARLALRKAGWRAEDLDLVEINEAFAGVAIHSARILGVDPEIVNVNGGALALGHPIGASGARILMTLLYELRRRGGGRGLAAICSGGGQGDAVLVEV; translated from the coding sequence GTGGAGAGAGCCGTGGTCCTGGGGGCGGCGAGAACCCCGTTCGGCAAGCTCGGTGGTGCGCTATCTGCACTGAGCGCGCCGGAGCTGGGCGGCGCGGCGATAAGGGAGGCCGTCGACCGTGCAGGGGTCGAGGACGAAGAGATAGAGCACTCGGTCTTCGGCATCGTGGTGCAGGCTGGCGTCGGCCAGATCCCCTCGCGGCAGGCCAACCGGCACGCGGGGCTCCCCTTCTCGCTCACGACCGAGACGCTGAACCAGGTATGCGCCTCGGGCCTGAGGAGCGCGGTCCTGGCGGAGACCATGATCCGGGTCGGGGACTACCGGGTGGTCCTGGCGGGCGGGATGGAGAGCATGTCGAACGCCCCGTATCTGCTCGAGAAGGCGCGCTGGGGGGCGCGGATGGGCGACTTCGAGGCGGTGGACGCGATGATCCACGACGGGCTCCTCGACGCCTTCGAGCACGTGCAGATGATCCGGTTCGGAGCCGAAGGGGCGAGGCGTTACGGCCTCTCGCGCGAGGAGCAGGACGAGTGGGCGCTGCGCTCGCACCGCAGGGCGGCCGCCGCGACCGACGAGGGCCGCCTCGCGGAGGAGATCGTCGGGGTGAAGGTGCCCGGCAGAAAGGGTCAGACCACGTTCGTGGAGCATGACGAGCCGATCCGACGCGACACCACCCTCGAGAAGCTGGCGAAGCTGCCGCCGCTCGAGGAGGGTGGGACCGTTACCGCAGGGAACGCCCCGGGCGTCACCGACGGAGCGGGGGCCCTGGTGCTCTCGAGCGAGACGTTCGCCAGGGAGCGCGGCCTGGAGCCGCTCGGGACGATCGTCGCCCACGCCAAGGTCGCCGAGGGCCCGCCGGACCTCCTGACGGCGCCCGGGAACGCCGCGAGGCTCGCCCTCAGGAAGGCCGGCTGGAGGGCGGAGGATCTCGACCTCGTCGAGATCAACGAGGCGTTCGCCGGCGTCGCGATCCACTCCGCGCGCATCCTCGGGGTGGACCCGGAGATCGTCAACGTCAACGGCGGGGCGCTCGCGCTCGGCCACCCGATAGGCGCCTCCGGGGCGCGCATCCTGATGACGCTCCTCTACGAGCTGCGCCGCCGGGGCGGCGGGCGGGGGCTCGCCGCGATCTGCTCCGGCGGCGGCCAGGGGGACGCCGTGCTGGTCGAGGTCTAG